Proteins co-encoded in one Bremerella sp. TYQ1 genomic window:
- a CDS encoding N-acetyltransferase, whose translation MESEHLDNLEIGTASPSHYGAALWLATGGRTRHANRGRVTALLAAEKQGRVSFEGLLTATRGNRVVAALWCLQQPGRIATVWGPGLLPNEPDTTAQALVERSVQFARQAGSHLIQSLVGLENPAAGNLLAQSGFRSITQLSHLQANIDEISAEAPRPELRFVRCEDYRAEAFRDLVTATYQDSLDCPELDSIRQTSDVLDGYYATSSQSTQNWYTIHSDEETLGMVILAHHEVTNQVELIYFGLLPKYRRLGLGAEILRFTINVAAFLGCESILTGVDQRNSPAVALYRRFGFQQAEAKELFLLPLKSSSIAVA comes from the coding sequence ATGGAATCAGAGCACCTCGACAATCTTGAGATCGGCACCGCTTCGCCTAGCCATTATGGTGCTGCGTTGTGGCTAGCTACCGGTGGACGCACTCGGCATGCGAACCGAGGCCGGGTCACCGCGCTTTTAGCCGCCGAAAAGCAGGGCCGCGTCAGCTTCGAAGGACTCTTAACCGCCACAAGAGGCAATCGCGTCGTCGCAGCACTGTGGTGTTTACAGCAGCCGGGACGGATTGCGACAGTCTGGGGACCGGGACTTTTGCCAAACGAACCAGACACCACCGCGCAAGCATTGGTGGAACGATCCGTTCAGTTTGCTCGTCAGGCCGGCAGTCACTTGATTCAAAGCCTTGTCGGTCTCGAAAACCCGGCCGCTGGCAATTTACTTGCCCAAAGTGGATTTCGATCTATCACTCAACTTAGTCACCTGCAGGCGAACATCGACGAAATCAGCGCCGAGGCTCCTCGACCAGAACTTCGCTTCGTTCGCTGCGAGGACTATCGCGCTGAAGCGTTCCGCGACTTAGTTACCGCGACGTATCAAGATAGCCTCGACTGCCCGGAACTGGACAGTATTCGACAAACTTCCGACGTTTTAGATGGCTACTACGCGACAAGTAGCCAGTCGACGCAGAACTGGTACACAATCCATTCCGACGAAGAAACACTGGGGATGGTTATCCTGGCGCATCACGAAGTCACCAATCAGGTGGAACTCATCTATTTTGGTTTGCTGCCGAAGTATCGCCGCTTGGGATTAGGGGCAGAGATCTTACGGTTCACAATCAATGTGGCGGCGTTCCTTGGCTGCGAATCGATCCTTACAGGGGTCGATCAGCGGAACTCCCCAGCGGTGGCACTCTACCGCCGCTTCGGTTTCCAGCAGGCGGAAGCGAAAGAGTTGTTTCTGCTGCCCTTAAAATCGAGCTCGATCGCCGTTGCGTAA
- a CDS encoding DnaA/Hda family protein gives MVTEDIEILPALRLAMIERVGQDRFDLWFGTNNTQFRLSEGCLLIESTSRVNLDFLRKNFHEAVRQALSDVQLSGHQVIYREGSASAPKAASASTKAAEKKMTPPPTPAKPARSNASSSSSTIIQRRRFSSLKDFVVSDCNSMAKTAATMVLQQPGQISPLYIHGPSGSGKTHLLEGIYGLAQQKKELGRVVYLSAEQFTTYFLEALQSSGVASFRRKYRDVGVLIIDDVQFFAGKRATKTELLHTLDAITRRGGQVVLAGSQRPTELSALGTELVARFSSGLICKVDPLDETCKQAMIERLAEKRGVVLNESLIHWLMRQLPGEGRLVSGAINRLWAYCAVEGNELSIAVLENLLSDLIPQRSSMMRLDDVENAVCRVFGVDTKLLRSQSKSRRASNPRMLAMWLARKHTGAALSDICLHFQRRSHSTVISAEKKVNKWLSEDCVVQIADRSLKAKEAIELAEAELRSSR, from the coding sequence GTGGTCACGGAAGACATCGAAATTCTGCCCGCATTGCGTCTTGCAATGATCGAAAGGGTAGGACAAGATCGCTTCGATCTTTGGTTCGGTACCAACAACACTCAATTTCGCTTGAGCGAAGGGTGTCTGTTGATCGAATCAACGAGCCGAGTGAATCTCGACTTCCTCCGTAAGAACTTCCACGAGGCAGTTCGCCAGGCTCTTTCCGACGTGCAACTCTCGGGACATCAAGTCATCTACCGCGAAGGTTCGGCATCCGCACCTAAAGCGGCGTCCGCTTCGACCAAGGCCGCGGAAAAGAAGATGACACCTCCTCCCACTCCAGCAAAACCGGCTCGCTCCAATGCGTCGTCCAGTAGTTCGACGATCATTCAGCGGCGTCGTTTTTCCTCGCTGAAAGACTTTGTCGTCAGCGATTGCAATTCGATGGCAAAGACTGCCGCCACGATGGTGCTGCAGCAGCCGGGACAGATCTCACCGCTTTATATCCATGGTCCCTCCGGCAGTGGTAAAACGCACCTGTTGGAAGGTATCTATGGACTTGCCCAGCAGAAAAAAGAGCTCGGGCGCGTCGTCTATCTATCGGCCGAGCAATTCACGACCTATTTCCTGGAAGCGTTACAGTCTTCCGGGGTGGCCAGTTTCCGCCGAAAGTATCGTGATGTCGGTGTGCTGATTATCGACGACGTACAGTTCTTCGCGGGCAAACGCGCCACGAAAACCGAACTACTCCACACGCTCGATGCGATCACGCGTCGCGGTGGCCAGGTCGTCCTCGCAGGCAGCCAACGTCCGACGGAACTTTCAGCCCTCGGTACTGAGCTTGTCGCACGCTTCTCCAGCGGTCTGATCTGCAAAGTCGATCCTCTGGACGAAACTTGCAAGCAAGCCATGATCGAACGCCTCGCCGAGAAGCGTGGTGTCGTACTCAACGAGTCACTAATCCATTGGCTGATGCGTCAGTTGCCAGGAGAAGGACGTCTCGTTTCCGGTGCAATCAACCGCTTGTGGGCTTACTGTGCCGTCGAGGGCAACGAACTTTCGATTGCTGTGCTCGAAAACCTGCTTTCGGATTTGATCCCTCAGCGCAGCAGCATGATGCGTTTGGATGATGTCGAAAACGCGGTCTGTCGCGTGTTTGGCGTCGACACGAAATTGCTTCGGTCGCAATCCAAATCGCGTCGTGCCAGTAATCCTCGAATGTTGGCCATGTGGTTGGCTCGTAAGCATACCGGGGCTGCTCTTTCAGACATTTGCCTGCATTTCCAACGACGCAGCCATAGCACCGTCATCTCGGCTGAGAAGAAGGTCAACAAGTGGCTGTCGGAAGACTGCGTGGTTCAGATCGCAGATCGATCGTTGAAGGCCAAAGAGGCCATAGAGTTGGCCGAAGCCGAATTGCGTTCCAGCCGGTAG
- a CDS encoding DUF6690 family protein translates to MFRRTVMFWVAAAASFGVPYSYYDPSVRETANSYWNKATDLWPSGEAAPAASIDGEGKPQTANSGLSAPTNVAAKGNSGPTSAPVFQQLDHVINFHANPRWVMDTWPRVSTTLSDTQLEGMRVPLVSGSRIDDIAGSLTYYFDKDKVLQRITFHGSTGDERRLVAMLTQHYKFESEPTVAGSLYMVKWNGDPVSVLRVEPAPVINQNLPHARLKIDLEINRPSRYYSLSPEMAQLVERDKHAGRWGFK, encoded by the coding sequence GTGTTTCGTCGAACGGTCATGTTCTGGGTAGCCGCAGCCGCCAGCTTTGGCGTGCCTTATAGCTATTACGATCCTTCCGTGCGCGAAACGGCCAATTCCTATTGGAACAAAGCAACCGATCTCTGGCCATCGGGTGAAGCAGCTCCTGCCGCATCGATTGATGGAGAAGGAAAGCCGCAAACGGCGAATTCTGGTCTTTCGGCACCGACAAACGTGGCTGCGAAGGGAAACAGCGGACCAACTTCTGCACCAGTCTTTCAGCAACTGGATCATGTGATTAACTTCCATGCCAATCCTCGCTGGGTCATGGATACCTGGCCGCGCGTCAGTACCACGTTGTCGGATACTCAATTGGAAGGGATGCGTGTCCCGTTGGTCAGTGGCTCGCGAATCGATGACATTGCCGGTTCATTGACGTATTATTTTGACAAAGACAAAGTACTGCAGCGGATCACATTTCACGGCAGCACCGGCGACGAACGCCGACTGGTGGCAATGCTGACGCAGCATTATAAGTTCGAGTCAGAACCAACGGTCGCTGGATCGCTTTACATGGTGAAGTGGAACGGCGACCCCGTGAGTGTGCTGCGAGTTGAGCCTGCTCCGGTCATCAATCAAAATCTGCCACACGCTCGGCTGAAGATCGATCTCGAGATCAATCGCCCCTCGCGCTACTACTCGCTGAGCCCCGAAATGGCTCAATTGGTCGAGCGAGACAAACACGCCGGCCGCTGGGGCTTCAAGTAA
- a CDS encoding class I SAM-dependent methyltransferase → MEQPDQSEPLAIAQWIVSPEAQTWFAWLDTVDTAAISTLTKLRNELDPARTKALLNQREQRQRGQRKFKAAADMFFTEIGLQQSTDQEIAAYKSSRFPERQPLADLCCGIGGDLIALAQRGPATAVDASAEHLCYAEANVYAHGAKLNDTQCGLAEETQLEDFAAWHIDPDRRHDNRRTIRLDSFSPSLQHLEAMLRRNRNAAMKLAPASSLPEAWEQEGECEWISHHRECKQLMVWFGDLAHSPGQRRATKIDSTGEAHSFVGRPDINASVGSVQKFLFDPDPTLGASGLVDALAEELELCRVSPQSHYLTSDRAIDHPLLQRFEVLSDEKIDTKRLKRAVAEANWGTLELKQRGLELKLEAMRKQLKPRGAGEGTIVFTPTVDGNRALLCRRT, encoded by the coding sequence ATGGAACAACCTGACCAATCGGAACCACTTGCCATTGCCCAGTGGATTGTCTCGCCGGAAGCCCAAACATGGTTTGCGTGGCTCGATACGGTTGATACCGCCGCAATCAGTACGCTGACAAAACTACGCAACGAATTGGATCCCGCACGCACCAAGGCGCTTCTCAATCAACGAGAACAGCGCCAGCGGGGACAACGAAAGTTCAAAGCAGCGGCGGATATGTTTTTCACCGAGATCGGCCTCCAGCAATCGACGGACCAAGAGATTGCGGCCTACAAGTCGTCTCGCTTTCCAGAACGTCAACCGCTGGCCGACCTTTGTTGTGGTATCGGTGGCGACTTGATCGCACTTGCTCAGCGAGGTCCTGCCACCGCGGTGGATGCCTCGGCGGAACATCTCTGTTACGCCGAGGCAAACGTTTATGCTCACGGGGCAAAGCTTAACGATACTCAGTGCGGATTGGCCGAAGAGACACAGCTCGAAGACTTCGCGGCATGGCATATCGATCCAGATCGACGGCACGATAATCGCCGTACAATTCGCTTAGACAGTTTCAGCCCCAGCTTACAGCACTTGGAAGCCATGCTGCGGCGCAACCGCAATGCGGCGATGAAGCTGGCCCCTGCAAGTTCTCTTCCGGAAGCGTGGGAGCAGGAAGGTGAGTGCGAATGGATCTCGCATCATCGTGAATGCAAACAGCTGATGGTATGGTTCGGTGACTTGGCCCATTCACCAGGCCAGCGTCGTGCCACGAAGATTGATTCCACAGGCGAAGCCCATAGCTTTGTCGGCAGGCCTGACATTAACGCCTCCGTTGGCTCCGTGCAGAAATTTCTTTTCGACCCTGATCCGACACTGGGGGCTTCTGGCCTCGTGGACGCGTTGGCGGAAGAACTGGAGCTTTGCCGCGTGTCTCCACAATCGCATTATCTGACAAGTGACCGGGCAATAGACCACCCATTGCTTCAGCGATTTGAGGTTTTGAGCGACGAGAAGATCGACACAAAACGATTGAAGCGAGCCGTCGCCGAAGCGAACTGGGGAACGCTGGAGCTCAAACAAAGAGGCCTCGAGCTGAAACTCGAGGCCATGCGTAAACAGTTGAAGCCGCGTGGAGCAGGGGAGGGAACGATCGTTTTCACTCCCACCGTGGACGGCAATCGAGCCCTGCTATGCCGCAGGACGTAA
- a CDS encoding NAD(+)/NADH kinase, protein MTTVDPASPKKPLWAGKEKPRVMLLGAGNRPHVEEEAERLKHILPQYAEIVHTDLEWESDLSKVEADFAIVLGGDGSILGAARSMGYNQTPIIGVNMGKLGFLAAFTPEHVVDQLASLCSGECQIIEHMMLRCRVFKDGEVIAERIGLNEMAILGGPPFQIRTIDLYVDDQLATSYSCDGLIISTPVGSTAHNLSAGGPIVRADLRAFILSPINPHTLTMRSVVDTGDRCFEMHLRGADRKMSVVVDGRVLSPITSEHRVRVDQAEPRFKLVATHDYNYYRTLREKLGWGGQIDHGR, encoded by the coding sequence ATGACCACCGTCGATCCTGCTTCGCCGAAGAAACCGCTTTGGGCTGGGAAAGAAAAGCCGCGTGTCATGCTGCTGGGGGCTGGCAATCGTCCGCACGTGGAAGAAGAAGCGGAACGTCTCAAACATATCTTGCCGCAGTATGCCGAAATTGTGCATACCGACTTAGAGTGGGAATCAGATCTCTCAAAGGTCGAAGCCGACTTTGCGATTGTCTTGGGGGGCGATGGATCGATTCTCGGCGCGGCACGCAGCATGGGATACAACCAAACGCCGATTATCGGCGTGAATATGGGCAAGCTCGGCTTTCTGGCGGCTTTCACGCCTGAGCATGTTGTCGATCAGTTGGCTTCGCTTTGTAGTGGCGAATGTCAGATCATCGAGCATATGATGCTGCGATGTCGGGTCTTTAAGGATGGCGAAGTGATTGCCGAGCGGATCGGGCTCAACGAAATGGCAATTCTCGGCGGTCCACCCTTCCAAATCCGCACGATTGATCTTTACGTAGATGATCAATTGGCGACATCATATAGCTGCGACGGCTTAATCATCAGTACGCCGGTCGGATCGACGGCTCATAACTTGTCGGCAGGTGGTCCCATTGTCCGGGCCGATTTGCGGGCATTCATCCTCAGCCCGATCAATCCGCATACGCTGACGATGCGAAGCGTTGTCGATACCGGCGATCGCTGTTTCGAGATGCACCTGCGTGGTGCCGACCGAAAGATGTCGGTCGTGGTCGATGGCCGCGTGCTGAGCCCGATCACCAGCGAACATCGCGTTCGCGTCGATCAAGCCGAACCCAGATTCAAGCTCGTCGCGACCCACGATTACAACTATTACCGCACCCTCCGCGAAAAGCTAGGCTGGGGCGGTCAAATCGATCACGGACGATAG
- the dxs gene encoding 1-deoxy-D-xylulose-5-phosphate synthase has product MAELLPKIKSPEDLQGFSTAQLNQLADEIREVLCNLVATRTAHFASNLGVVELCIALHRTFDFKKDRLIWDTGHQVYPHKLVTGRYDQFNTMRTKGGLMGYPNPHESEYDLFMTGHAGASVSTVMGLASGDFLNNDDDRHSVAVIGDGAFPSGMVFEALNNAKTLKGNLIIILNDNKMSICPRVGGMADYFDRLRMNPFYTGFKTEVVKALNMVPVFGDPTERFLAQLKEGVKAGLHGGMLFEELGINYIGPIDGHNIPLLRKYLEMVKSQKGPTLLHVVTEKGHGYDPAAEDPVYYHTPPAICKNDDATEAPKPSGGAKAFTNYARDAIAEVMRKNEKVTVMTAAMCQGTKMEPLREEFGDRFFDTGICESHTVAFAAGQAKAGLRPIVNIYSTFLQRSFDQVFQEVALQDLPVVFTMDRAGITAADGPTHHGMYDIGYMRMFPNMIVMAPGDADELTEMMNFAVTADHPTAIRYPKTNADNIHRDRTPLELGKAEVLKRGSDGAIICYGAQLPEAKKAAELLAKDGIDVTVVNARFVKPLDTETMLPIVNDAPFVVTVEEGALMTGFGSALLEAANEAGINASHVKRLGIPDLFVQHGDRAEILAELQLDALGIATVCRELSAAHDQVSSQH; this is encoded by the coding sequence ATGGCGGAACTACTCCCCAAAATCAAATCGCCGGAAGACCTGCAAGGTTTCAGCACTGCCCAGCTTAATCAGTTGGCGGACGAGATCCGGGAAGTGCTATGCAATTTGGTGGCGACACGAACGGCCCACTTCGCCTCCAACTTAGGCGTGGTCGAGCTTTGCATCGCGCTGCATCGCACGTTCGACTTCAAGAAGGATCGCCTGATCTGGGATACCGGACACCAAGTTTATCCGCACAAACTTGTCACCGGGCGATACGATCAGTTCAACACCATGCGAACCAAGGGAGGCCTGATGGGCTATCCTAATCCGCATGAGAGCGAATACGACTTGTTCATGACGGGGCATGCCGGCGCGAGTGTCTCGACGGTGATGGGGCTCGCCAGTGGCGACTTCCTGAACAACGATGACGACCGTCACTCGGTCGCGGTGATTGGCGACGGCGCGTTCCCCAGCGGGATGGTCTTTGAAGCCCTGAACAACGCCAAGACGCTCAAAGGCAATCTGATCATCATCTTGAACGACAATAAGATGTCGATCTGTCCGCGCGTGGGTGGCATGGCCGATTACTTCGACCGCCTCCGAATGAATCCGTTTTATACCGGGTTCAAAACCGAAGTGGTCAAAGCGCTGAACATGGTGCCGGTCTTTGGCGATCCGACCGAACGCTTCCTCGCTCAATTGAAAGAAGGCGTCAAAGCAGGCCTGCATGGTGGGATGCTGTTTGAAGAGCTCGGCATTAACTACATCGGCCCGATCGATGGTCACAACATTCCGCTGCTGCGGAAATACTTGGAGATGGTGAAGAGCCAGAAGGGCCCAACGCTGTTGCACGTGGTGACCGAAAAAGGACATGGCTACGATCCCGCCGCGGAAGATCCCGTCTACTACCACACCCCGCCGGCGATCTGCAAAAACGACGACGCGACCGAAGCACCGAAGCCAAGTGGTGGGGCGAAAGCGTTCACCAATTACGCTCGCGATGCCATCGCCGAGGTGATGCGAAAGAACGAAAAAGTCACCGTCATGACCGCGGCCATGTGCCAAGGCACCAAGATGGAGCCGCTGCGAGAAGAGTTCGGCGACCGCTTCTTTGATACCGGTATCTGCGAGTCGCATACGGTCGCGTTTGCGGCCGGTCAGGCCAAAGCAGGCCTCCGCCCGATCGTCAACATTTACAGCACGTTCCTGCAGCGCAGCTTCGATCAGGTCTTCCAGGAAGTCGCCCTGCAAGACTTGCCGGTCGTGTTCACGATGGACCGGGCAGGTATCACCGCCGCCGATGGTCCGACCCATCACGGGATGTACGACATCGGTTACATGCGAATGTTCCCGAACATGATCGTCATGGCCCCCGGCGATGCGGATGAATTAACCGAGATGATGAATTTCGCGGTGACCGCCGATCACCCGACGGCGATTCGTTATCCGAAGACCAACGCCGATAACATCCACCGAGATCGTACTCCGCTGGAGCTTGGCAAAGCGGAAGTCCTCAAGCGAGGTAGCGACGGCGCAATCATCTGCTACGGAGCCCAGCTTCCCGAAGCGAAAAAAGCGGCCGAATTGCTGGCCAAAGATGGTATCGATGTAACCGTTGTGAATGCCCGATTCGTGAAGCCTCTCGATACAGAAACGATGTTACCGATCGTGAACGACGCACCGTTTGTGGTGACTGTCGAGGAAGGGGCGTTGATGACCGGTTTCGGCAGTGCCCTGCTCGAAGCGGCAAATGAAGCCGGAATTAATGCCAGTCACGTAAAACGCCTTGGAATTCCCGATCTCTTTGTGCAACATGGAGATAGAGCGGAAATCCTGGCCGAGCTGCAACTCGACGCCCTGGGCATCGCGACTGTCTGCCGAGAGCTCTCCGCGGCACACGATCAGGTTTCTTCTCAGCATTAA
- a CDS encoding polyprenyl synthetase family protein: protein MAEVSTETFREVSERLRPEIDAALTRLTEFDQDCPDRLREAIRYSLLAPGKRLRPVLALLAAEACGSDWKKAIAPACAVEMVHAYSLIHDDLPAMDDDDLRRGRPTCHRKFDEATAILAGDALLTRAFEILATEIVDAEQSRRCLRELTHAAGASQLVGGQVDDLRFEKLDGTAEDLAAIHRRKTGAMITVSLRLGGIASGADESLLGLLTKYGDCLGLAFQITDDLLDVQGDEKSMGKRVGKDADKGKMTFPGVWGIEESRRKAEQLIHQACEAATKLPSGGDSLISLAHYVLERNH, encoded by the coding sequence ATGGCCGAAGTGTCGACTGAGACCTTTCGGGAAGTTTCCGAGCGATTACGACCCGAGATCGACGCTGCATTGACCCGACTAACGGAGTTCGATCAAGACTGCCCTGACCGACTGCGCGAAGCGATTCGTTACAGTCTTTTGGCGCCCGGCAAGCGTCTGCGGCCGGTGCTTGCGTTGCTCGCCGCCGAGGCATGCGGTTCGGATTGGAAGAAGGCGATCGCTCCGGCATGTGCCGTCGAGATGGTCCATGCCTATTCGTTGATCCATGACGATCTTCCGGCGATGGATGACGACGATCTTCGTCGTGGACGCCCGACTTGTCACCGCAAGTTCGACGAAGCGACCGCTATTTTGGCCGGAGATGCCCTGCTGACGCGTGCGTTTGAGATTTTGGCAACTGAAATCGTCGATGCTGAGCAATCTCGGCGTTGCCTTCGCGAATTAACCCATGCGGCAGGCGCCAGTCAACTTGTCGGTGGACAAGTCGACGATCTTCGCTTCGAGAAGCTGGATGGCACCGCTGAAGATTTGGCTGCTATTCACCGCCGAAAAACGGGAGCGATGATCACCGTTTCACTTCGCCTGGGGGGTATCGCCTCAGGTGCGGATGAATCGCTGCTTGGCTTGCTGACGAAGTATGGCGATTGCCTTGGGCTGGCGTTCCAGATTACCGACGATCTGTTGGACGTTCAGGGAGACGAGAAGTCGATGGGCAAACGCGTCGGGAAAGACGCCGACAAAGGCAAAATGACATTCCCTGGCGTATGGGGGATTGAAGAAAGCCGGCGCAAGGCGGAACAATTAATTCATCAGGCGTGTGAAGCCGCTACGAAACTGCCCAGTGGAGGCGACTCCCTCATTTCTCTGGCTCACTACGTGCTGGAAAGGAATCACTGA
- the xseB gene encoding exodeoxyribonuclease VII small subunit, with product MAKKKTSEEKQPPKFEEGLEELQQIVQQLETGQLGLDAALEKYQRGIEVLKQCHGVLKTTERKIELLSGVDAEGNPVTQPFEDEEMSLDEKAQSRAKRRGSTKKSSPKSDPDIVDDDRKLF from the coding sequence TTGGCGAAAAAGAAAACAAGTGAAGAAAAGCAGCCTCCCAAGTTCGAGGAAGGCCTGGAAGAGCTTCAGCAAATTGTCCAGCAACTGGAAACAGGGCAATTGGGGCTCGATGCGGCCTTGGAAAAGTACCAACGCGGGATCGAGGTCCTCAAGCAGTGCCATGGGGTGCTGAAAACGACCGAACGCAAGATCGAACTGCTTTCGGGCGTCGATGCCGAAGGAAATCCGGTGACTCAGCCGTTCGAGGACGAAGAGATGTCGCTCGACGAGAAGGCCCAATCCAGGGCCAAACGGCGGGGTTCTACCAAGAAATCGAGTCCGAAATCAGACCCGGATATCGTGGACGACGATCGCAAGTTGTTCTAA
- the xseA gene encoding exodeoxyribonuclease VII large subunit — translation MDGEHAEWDGPGEQPPVLSVSQLTALIQGTLEMAIPAVWVSGEISNLSQPRSGHVYLTLKDDDAQIRGVIWRNTAAKLPFDLEDGQEVLCHGQIDVYPPRGSYQLVIREIEPRGVGALQLKLRQLQQKLAAEGLFETDRKRQIPKFPKRIAFVTSPTGAAVRDFLEVMNRRWRNVEVLIIPARVQGDGAAAEIASGIKKANQLAERPDVLVVGRGGGSMEDLWCFNEEVVVRAIAESKIPTISAVGHEIDVTLSDFAADVRALTPSEAAELAVPSLPEIQERLTGLQNRLATGLRSTYDRAASKLELLSRSRVFTHPFEMVHDHQRRLDELDVAATRAMRRRLDQAQEALARRAAQLEAMSPLAVLSRGYSVTLNDQQEVVRDPAQLNSGDEIETILEKGRIKSRVE, via the coding sequence ATGGACGGCGAGCACGCAGAGTGGGATGGACCAGGTGAGCAGCCCCCAGTCCTGTCTGTTTCGCAGCTGACCGCATTGATCCAAGGCACCCTGGAGATGGCAATTCCTGCCGTTTGGGTCTCTGGGGAAATCTCGAACCTCTCGCAGCCACGTTCAGGGCACGTCTATCTCACGCTGAAAGATGACGATGCTCAGATCCGAGGCGTAATCTGGCGAAACACGGCCGCCAAGCTTCCGTTCGACTTGGAAGATGGCCAGGAAGTGCTTTGCCATGGGCAGATTGATGTCTATCCGCCGCGTGGCAGTTATCAACTCGTGATCCGTGAGATCGAACCGCGCGGTGTCGGAGCCCTCCAACTCAAGCTGCGGCAATTGCAGCAGAAGTTGGCTGCCGAGGGCTTATTCGAAACCGATCGCAAGCGGCAAATCCCCAAATTCCCGAAGCGAATTGCCTTTGTGACGAGCCCGACTGGGGCGGCGGTACGCGACTTTCTGGAAGTGATGAACCGCCGTTGGCGAAACGTCGAAGTATTGATCATTCCGGCTCGCGTTCAGGGGGACGGAGCGGCGGCCGAGATTGCCTCAGGCATCAAAAAAGCGAATCAATTGGCCGAGCGGCCAGATGTGTTGGTCGTCGGTCGCGGCGGCGGCAGCATGGAAGATCTATGGTGTTTCAACGAGGAAGTCGTCGTCAGGGCGATTGCCGAGTCGAAGATTCCGACCATTTCCGCCGTGGGGCACGAGATTGATGTGACGCTGTCAGACTTCGCAGCGGATGTTCGTGCATTGACCCCCAGCGAAGCGGCTGAACTTGCGGTCCCTTCTCTGCCGGAAATTCAGGAACGGCTGACCGGCTTGCAAAATCGTTTGGCGACCGGCTTGCGGTCCACCTACGATCGAGCCGCTTCCAAGCTGGAGTTGTTGTCGCGCAGCCGAGTTTTTACCCATCCGTTCGAGATGGTTCACGATCATCAGCGACGATTGGATGAATTAGATGTCGCCGCGACAAGAGCCATGCGGCGACGGCTCGATCAGGCTCAAGAGGCGTTGGCTCGAAGAGCGGCACAGCTCGAAGCAATGTCACCGCTGGCCGTTTTGTCGCGGGGATATTCGGTCACGCTAAACGACCAGCAAGAGGTCGTTCGCGATCCGGCCCAACTGAATTCAGGGGACGAGATCGAAACCATTTTGGAAAAAGGACGTATTAAAAGCCGCGTCGAGTGA